From Glycine soja cultivar W05 chromosome 4, ASM419377v2, whole genome shotgun sequence, the proteins below share one genomic window:
- the LOC114410856 gene encoding uncharacterized protein LOC114410856, producing the protein MAAEFLEETVGLAVQQQGANLWVWKQDSSGIYSTRTAYKFLLGEIRGESEDGTFSLLWRLKIPPKAKVFTWRLIKDRLPTNMNLRGRQVEIADPLCPFYNNLDEDAAHLFFNCNKIEYLGHIVSGEGVAMDATKVQAILEWPTPLNIKQLRGFLGLTGYYRRFIKGYAKLAAPLTDLLKREAFKWTPEA; encoded by the exons ATGGCTGCTGAATTCCTAGAGGAAACAGTAGGGCTAGCAGTACAGCAACAAGGAGCAAACTTATGGGTTTGGAAGCAAGACTCGAGTGGAATCTATTCGACCAGAACTGCATATAAGTTTCTGCTGGGGGAAATAAGGGGGGAATCAGAGGATGGGACTTTCTCGCTTCTGTGGAGACTTAAAATACCACCTAAGGCAAAGGTATTTACATGGAGGCTCATCAAAGACCGTTTACCAACAAACATGAATTTAAGAGGAAGACAAGTGGAGATAGCTGATCCATTGTGCCCATTCTACAACAATTTGGATGAAGATGCAGCGCACCTTTTCTTCAACTGCAACAAG ATAGAGTACTTGGGACATATAGTTTCAGGTGAAGGAGTTGCTATGGATGCTACTAAGGTGCAGGCAATTCTAGAGTGGCCTACACCACTCAATATCAAGCAGCTAAGAGGTTTCTTAGGCCTCACTGGTTACTATCGAAGGTTTATCAAAGGATATGCAAAGCTTGCTGCACCATTGACAGATTTACTTAAAAGAGAAGCATTCAAGTGGACACCAGAGGCATAG
- the LOC114410857 gene encoding uncharacterized protein LOC114410857 — protein sequence MLMILFFVGEAVWDNIHAIKAILRGFELASGLKINFAKSQFGVIGDGVNWAREAANNLNCRQLECPFLYLGIPIGANPSSQLVWEPTKFKSKLAKWAQKNISMAGKADGGLGIKDISKFNSALMGRWLWAFASDQQQLWARVITSKYGGWSDLQNARDKRGYSHWWRDIRNLYHQLDCSIFKDNLSWKVGCGENIKFWIDNWLGEQYSLQQKYYKLFLISRQQRDLISQEEENFLCTLVDSKKNPMPNRKDLIQSEQRGT from the exons ATGCTGATGATACTGTTTTTTGTTGGAGAGGCTGTGTGGGACAACATTCATGCTATTAAGGCCATCTTAAGAGGATTTGAATTAGCTTCTggtttaaagattaattttgccAAAAGCCAATTTGGGGTTATTGGTGATGGTGTTAATTGGGCTAGGGAAGCAGCTAATAACCTGAACTGTCGGCAGCTGGAATGTCCTTTCCTTTACTTAGGCATACCTATTGGGGCTAATCCCTCTAGCCAGCTGGTGTGGGAGCCTACTAAATTCAAGTCAAAATTAGCCAAATGGGCTCAGAAAAATATATCCATGGCTGGGAAG GCTGATGGGGGGCTGGGGATAAAAGATATCTCCAAATTCAACTCAGCTTTGATGGGAAGATGGTTATGGGCTTTTGCATCTGATCAACAACAACTATGGGCTAGGGTTATAACCTCTAAATATGGTGGTTGGTCAGATCTTCAAAATGCTAGAGACAAAAGGGGCTATTCCCATTGGTGGAGAGACATTAGAAACTTGTACCATCAGCTAGACTGCagtatttttaaagataacttgtcTTGGAAGGTTGGGTGTGGGGAAAATATCAAGTTCTGGATTGATAATTGGCTAGGGGAACAATACTCCCTGCAGCAGAAGTACTATAAGCTATTCCTCATAAGTAGACAACAAAGGGATCTCATCtctcaagaagaagaaaattttctATGTACACTTGTTGACTCCAAGAAAAACCCCATGCCCAATAGGAAGGATCTCAtacaaagtgaacaaagagggacttaa